In one Suricata suricatta isolate VVHF042 chromosome 9, meerkat_22Aug2017_6uvM2_HiC, whole genome shotgun sequence genomic region, the following are encoded:
- the PAQR5 gene encoding membrane progestin receptor gamma isoform X2 — MTRVFHEQGILFGYRHPQSSATACILSLFQMTNETLNIWTHLLPFWFFMWRFVTTLYVTDIQNDSYSWPLFVYMGSSCVYPLASSCAHTFSSMSKNARHICYFLDYGAVNLFSLGSAIAYSAYSVPDAMVSTTFHDYYVPLAVLNTVISTGLSCYSRFLEIQKPRLCKMVRVLAFAYPYTWDSLPIFYRLFLLSADGVQNEAVLYHQKHTAMTLLASFFYSAHLPERLAPGRFDYIGHSHQLFHVCVILATHLQMEAILLDKTLRREWLLANSRPLSFPQIAGAIFLCLIFSLSNIIYFSATLYRIPEPELHKKET, encoded by the exons ATGACAAGA GTGTTCCATGAGCAGGGCATCCTCTTTGGCTACCGACACCCACAGAGTTCTGCCACTGCCTGCATCCTCAGCCTTTTCCAGATGACCAATGAGACCCTTAACATCTGGACTCACTTGCTGCCCTTCTG GTTCTTCATGTGGAGGTTTGTGACCACCTTGTATGTGACAGACATCCAGAATGACAGCTACTCCTGGCCTCTGTTTGTGTACATGGGCTCCAGCTGCGTGTACCCGCTTGCGTCCAGCTGTGCGCACACCTTCAGCTCCATGTCCAAGAATGCCCGGCACATCTGCTACTTCCTGGACTATGGTGCCGTCAACCTCTTCAGCCTGG GCTCAGCCATTGCATACTCTGCCTATTCGGTCCCCGACGCCATGGTGAGCACCACCTTCCACGACTACTACGTGCCCTTGGCCGTGCTGAACACCGTCATCAGCACCGGCCTCTCCTGCTACTCCAG GTTTCTTGAAATCCAGAAGCCCAGGCTCTGCAAGATGGTTCGCGTCCTTGCCTTCGCCTATCCCTACACCTGGGACTCCCTTCCCATCTTCTACAGG CTGTTCCTGCTTTCTGCGGACGGTGTGCAGAATGAAGCCGTCTTGTACCACCAGAAGCACACGGCCATGACCCTCCTGGCCTCTTTCTTCTACTCCGCACACCTGCCGGAGCGCCTGGCGCCTGGCCGTTTCGACTACATCG GTCACAGTCACCAGCTCTTCCACGTGTGTGTGATCCTGGCCACGCACCTGCAGATGGAAGCCATACTTCTGGACAAGACTCTGAGGAGGGAATGGCTCCTGGCTAACTCCAGGCCCCTGTCTTTCCCTCAGATAGCTGGAGCTATATTTCTGTGCCTCATCTTCAGCCTCAGCAACATAATTTATTTCTCAGCTACACTGTATCGGATTCCTGAGCCAgaattacataaaaaagaaacatga
- the PAQR5 gene encoding membrane progestin receptor gamma isoform X1 encodes MLSLKLPRLFRIDQVPQVFHEQGILFGYRHPQSSATACILSLFQMTNETLNIWTHLLPFWFFMWRFVTTLYVTDIQNDSYSWPLFVYMGSSCVYPLASSCAHTFSSMSKNARHICYFLDYGAVNLFSLGSAIAYSAYSVPDAMVSTTFHDYYVPLAVLNTVISTGLSCYSRFLEIQKPRLCKMVRVLAFAYPYTWDSLPIFYRLFLLSADGVQNEAVLYHQKHTAMTLLASFFYSAHLPERLAPGRFDYIGHSHQLFHVCVILATHLQMEAILLDKTLRREWLLANSRPLSFPQIAGAIFLCLIFSLSNIIYFSATLYRIPEPELHKKET; translated from the exons GTGTTCCATGAGCAGGGCATCCTCTTTGGCTACCGACACCCACAGAGTTCTGCCACTGCCTGCATCCTCAGCCTTTTCCAGATGACCAATGAGACCCTTAACATCTGGACTCACTTGCTGCCCTTCTG GTTCTTCATGTGGAGGTTTGTGACCACCTTGTATGTGACAGACATCCAGAATGACAGCTACTCCTGGCCTCTGTTTGTGTACATGGGCTCCAGCTGCGTGTACCCGCTTGCGTCCAGCTGTGCGCACACCTTCAGCTCCATGTCCAAGAATGCCCGGCACATCTGCTACTTCCTGGACTATGGTGCCGTCAACCTCTTCAGCCTGG GCTCAGCCATTGCATACTCTGCCTATTCGGTCCCCGACGCCATGGTGAGCACCACCTTCCACGACTACTACGTGCCCTTGGCCGTGCTGAACACCGTCATCAGCACCGGCCTCTCCTGCTACTCCAG GTTTCTTGAAATCCAGAAGCCCAGGCTCTGCAAGATGGTTCGCGTCCTTGCCTTCGCCTATCCCTACACCTGGGACTCCCTTCCCATCTTCTACAGG CTGTTCCTGCTTTCTGCGGACGGTGTGCAGAATGAAGCCGTCTTGTACCACCAGAAGCACACGGCCATGACCCTCCTGGCCTCTTTCTTCTACTCCGCACACCTGCCGGAGCGCCTGGCGCCTGGCCGTTTCGACTACATCG GTCACAGTCACCAGCTCTTCCACGTGTGTGTGATCCTGGCCACGCACCTGCAGATGGAAGCCATACTTCTGGACAAGACTCTGAGGAGGGAATGGCTCCTGGCTAACTCCAGGCCCCTGTCTTTCCCTCAGATAGCTGGAGCTATATTTCTGTGCCTCATCTTCAGCCTCAGCAACATAATTTATTTCTCAGCTACACTGTATCGGATTCCTGAGCCAgaattacataaaaaagaaacatga
- the PAQR5 gene encoding membrane progestin receptor gamma isoform X4: MTNETLNIWTHLLPFWFFMWRFVTTLYVTDIQNDSYSWPLFVYMGSSCVYPLASSCAHTFSSMSKNARHICYFLDYGAVNLFSLGSAIAYSAYSVPDAMVSTTFHDYYVPLAVLNTVISTGLSCYSRFLEIQKPRLCKMVRVLAFAYPYTWDSLPIFYRLFLLSADGVQNEAVLYHQKHTAMTLLASFFYSAHLPERLAPGRFDYIGHSHQLFHVCVILATHLQMEAILLDKTLRREWLLANSRPLSFPQIAGAIFLCLIFSLSNIIYFSATLYRIPEPELHKKET; encoded by the exons ATGACCAATGAGACCCTTAACATCTGGACTCACTTGCTGCCCTTCTG GTTCTTCATGTGGAGGTTTGTGACCACCTTGTATGTGACAGACATCCAGAATGACAGCTACTCCTGGCCTCTGTTTGTGTACATGGGCTCCAGCTGCGTGTACCCGCTTGCGTCCAGCTGTGCGCACACCTTCAGCTCCATGTCCAAGAATGCCCGGCACATCTGCTACTTCCTGGACTATGGTGCCGTCAACCTCTTCAGCCTGG GCTCAGCCATTGCATACTCTGCCTATTCGGTCCCCGACGCCATGGTGAGCACCACCTTCCACGACTACTACGTGCCCTTGGCCGTGCTGAACACCGTCATCAGCACCGGCCTCTCCTGCTACTCCAG GTTTCTTGAAATCCAGAAGCCCAGGCTCTGCAAGATGGTTCGCGTCCTTGCCTTCGCCTATCCCTACACCTGGGACTCCCTTCCCATCTTCTACAGG CTGTTCCTGCTTTCTGCGGACGGTGTGCAGAATGAAGCCGTCTTGTACCACCAGAAGCACACGGCCATGACCCTCCTGGCCTCTTTCTTCTACTCCGCACACCTGCCGGAGCGCCTGGCGCCTGGCCGTTTCGACTACATCG GTCACAGTCACCAGCTCTTCCACGTGTGTGTGATCCTGGCCACGCACCTGCAGATGGAAGCCATACTTCTGGACAAGACTCTGAGGAGGGAATGGCTCCTGGCTAACTCCAGGCCCCTGTCTTTCCCTCAGATAGCTGGAGCTATATTTCTGTGCCTCATCTTCAGCCTCAGCAACATAATTTATTTCTCAGCTACACTGTATCGGATTCCTGAGCCAgaattacataaaaaagaaacatga
- the PAQR5 gene encoding membrane progestin receptor gamma isoform X3 has protein sequence MLSSCPSCPLPTKKGSHSSSVTPSISLRFFMWRFVTTLYVTDIQNDSYSWPLFVYMGSSCVYPLASSCAHTFSSMSKNARHICYFLDYGAVNLFSLGSAIAYSAYSVPDAMVSTTFHDYYVPLAVLNTVISTGLSCYSRFLEIQKPRLCKMVRVLAFAYPYTWDSLPIFYRLFLLSADGVQNEAVLYHQKHTAMTLLASFFYSAHLPERLAPGRFDYIGHSHQLFHVCVILATHLQMEAILLDKTLRREWLLANSRPLSFPQIAGAIFLCLIFSLSNIIYFSATLYRIPEPELHKKET, from the exons ATGCTCTCCTCTTGCCCCTCCTGCCCATTGCCAACCAAGAAAGGATCCCACTCATCCTCCGTCACACCTAGTATTTCGCTGAG GTTCTTCATGTGGAGGTTTGTGACCACCTTGTATGTGACAGACATCCAGAATGACAGCTACTCCTGGCCTCTGTTTGTGTACATGGGCTCCAGCTGCGTGTACCCGCTTGCGTCCAGCTGTGCGCACACCTTCAGCTCCATGTCCAAGAATGCCCGGCACATCTGCTACTTCCTGGACTATGGTGCCGTCAACCTCTTCAGCCTGG GCTCAGCCATTGCATACTCTGCCTATTCGGTCCCCGACGCCATGGTGAGCACCACCTTCCACGACTACTACGTGCCCTTGGCCGTGCTGAACACCGTCATCAGCACCGGCCTCTCCTGCTACTCCAG GTTTCTTGAAATCCAGAAGCCCAGGCTCTGCAAGATGGTTCGCGTCCTTGCCTTCGCCTATCCCTACACCTGGGACTCCCTTCCCATCTTCTACAGG CTGTTCCTGCTTTCTGCGGACGGTGTGCAGAATGAAGCCGTCTTGTACCACCAGAAGCACACGGCCATGACCCTCCTGGCCTCTTTCTTCTACTCCGCACACCTGCCGGAGCGCCTGGCGCCTGGCCGTTTCGACTACATCG GTCACAGTCACCAGCTCTTCCACGTGTGTGTGATCCTGGCCACGCACCTGCAGATGGAAGCCATACTTCTGGACAAGACTCTGAGGAGGGAATGGCTCCTGGCTAACTCCAGGCCCCTGTCTTTCCCTCAGATAGCTGGAGCTATATTTCTGTGCCTCATCTTCAGCCTCAGCAACATAATTTATTTCTCAGCTACACTGTATCGGATTCCTGAGCCAgaattacataaaaaagaaacatga
- the PAQR5 gene encoding membrane progestin receptor gamma isoform X5 — translation MWRFVTTLYVTDIQNDSYSWPLFVYMGSSCVYPLASSCAHTFSSMSKNARHICYFLDYGAVNLFSLGSAIAYSAYSVPDAMVSTTFHDYYVPLAVLNTVISTGLSCYSRFLEIQKPRLCKMVRVLAFAYPYTWDSLPIFYRLFLLSADGVQNEAVLYHQKHTAMTLLASFFYSAHLPERLAPGRFDYIGHSHQLFHVCVILATHLQMEAILLDKTLRREWLLANSRPLSFPQIAGAIFLCLIFSLSNIIYFSATLYRIPEPELHKKET, via the exons ATGTGGAGGTTTGTGACCACCTTGTATGTGACAGACATCCAGAATGACAGCTACTCCTGGCCTCTGTTTGTGTACATGGGCTCCAGCTGCGTGTACCCGCTTGCGTCCAGCTGTGCGCACACCTTCAGCTCCATGTCCAAGAATGCCCGGCACATCTGCTACTTCCTGGACTATGGTGCCGTCAACCTCTTCAGCCTGG GCTCAGCCATTGCATACTCTGCCTATTCGGTCCCCGACGCCATGGTGAGCACCACCTTCCACGACTACTACGTGCCCTTGGCCGTGCTGAACACCGTCATCAGCACCGGCCTCTCCTGCTACTCCAG GTTTCTTGAAATCCAGAAGCCCAGGCTCTGCAAGATGGTTCGCGTCCTTGCCTTCGCCTATCCCTACACCTGGGACTCCCTTCCCATCTTCTACAGG CTGTTCCTGCTTTCTGCGGACGGTGTGCAGAATGAAGCCGTCTTGTACCACCAGAAGCACACGGCCATGACCCTCCTGGCCTCTTTCTTCTACTCCGCACACCTGCCGGAGCGCCTGGCGCCTGGCCGTTTCGACTACATCG GTCACAGTCACCAGCTCTTCCACGTGTGTGTGATCCTGGCCACGCACCTGCAGATGGAAGCCATACTTCTGGACAAGACTCTGAGGAGGGAATGGCTCCTGGCTAACTCCAGGCCCCTGTCTTTCCCTCAGATAGCTGGAGCTATATTTCTGTGCCTCATCTTCAGCCTCAGCAACATAATTTATTTCTCAGCTACACTGTATCGGATTCCTGAGCCAgaattacataaaaaagaaacatga